From Calothrix sp. PCC 6303, a single genomic window includes:
- a CDS encoding ABC transporter substrate-binding protein gives MKYYGSNGNTRDDNIEYVGNCYTMGKISNQNHRYQPHISASIAFCLLILNILGCSQNQPNSNASQMKNVVETATKQKRFDGITITAVTFDKPIGVGVERRAREFEKLTGAKVNVIKLPIKDVFPAMQQDFENKTNKYDVVVFSPQWMTDFAQPGYLEDLTERVKADKLLAWDDIAPFFREFTATYKGKIYAVPVDGDFHMVYYRTDLLEKAGLEPPRTWEDYIAIAKKFHGQDLNGDSKPDYGTCMAKQPKHANHKLFWSVASPFLQSQGTQQGSYFDPETMKPLVNNAAFAKALDIHKETNKYSPPQEMTLNLYQARDLFFDGRCAMTLDWGDVGTLLSDPAHAQISEKIGALILPGSKEVLDRKTGKLVPCDKFTCPYAIDGVNHAPYGAVGGWVGGINATAKPEVKDASYALISYISQPAQSNVDVTIGVTGFNPYRISQFTNRETWLKSGMKDVVVSKYLGGIAVSLKNPNMVLDLRVPENALYEREILDTALDDFLLSKKTRQETMEYLEREWEKVTSKKGRNSQIEAYRGSLGIE, from the coding sequence GTGAAATATTATGGATCAAATGGGAATACTAGAGATGACAATATTGAATATGTAGGTAACTGCTACACAATGGGAAAAATCAGCAACCAAAATCATCGTTATCAACCCCATATCTCGGCTTCCATAGCATTTTGCTTGTTAATCCTTAATATACTTGGTTGTAGCCAAAATCAGCCAAATTCTAATGCTAGTCAGATGAAAAATGTTGTAGAGACTGCAACTAAGCAAAAAAGATTTGATGGAATTACCATCACTGCTGTAACTTTCGATAAACCAATTGGGGTAGGTGTTGAACGTCGTGCGCGGGAGTTTGAAAAACTGACAGGTGCAAAAGTCAACGTGATCAAGTTGCCAATCAAAGATGTTTTTCCCGCGATGCAACAGGACTTTGAAAACAAAACTAACAAGTATGATGTAGTTGTTTTCTCGCCACAATGGATGACAGATTTTGCCCAGCCTGGTTATCTGGAAGATTTAACGGAGCGCGTCAAAGCCGATAAGTTGCTGGCATGGGATGATATTGCCCCATTTTTCCGAGAATTTACGGCAACCTATAAGGGAAAAATCTATGCTGTTCCTGTGGATGGTGACTTTCATATGGTCTACTATCGCACAGACCTGTTAGAAAAAGCCGGACTAGAACCGCCCCGCACTTGGGAAGATTATATTGCGATCGCCAAAAAATTCCACGGACAAGACCTTAATGGTGATAGTAAACCGGACTATGGTACCTGTATGGCGAAACAACCAAAGCACGCCAATCATAAGCTGTTTTGGTCGGTAGCGAGTCCATTTCTCCAAAGTCAGGGAACTCAACAGGGCAGTTATTTTGATCCAGAAACGATGAAACCGTTAGTTAATAACGCTGCCTTTGCGAAAGCTTTGGATATCCACAAAGAAACTAATAAATATTCACCACCACAAGAAATGACTCTGAATTTATATCAAGCCAGAGATTTATTTTTTGATGGGCGTTGTGCGATGACTCTCGATTGGGGTGATGTGGGAACATTGTTAAGCGATCCAGCCCATGCACAAATCAGTGAGAAAATTGGTGCTTTGATCTTACCTGGTAGCAAAGAGGTTCTTGACCGCAAAACTGGTAAATTAGTCCCCTGCGATAAATTTACCTGTCCCTATGCTATTGATGGAGTGAATCATGCTCCCTATGGTGCAGTGGGTGGATGGGTAGGGGGAATTAATGCTACAGCCAAACCGGAAGTTAAAGATGCTAGTTATGCGTTGATTTCCTACATTAGCCAACCCGCCCAATCTAATGTTGATGTCACAATTGGAGTTACTGGTTTTAATCCTTACCGCATATCTCAATTTACCAATCGTGAAACCTGGCTAAAATCAGGCATGAAAGATGTAGTAGTCAGTAAATACTTGGGTGGTATTGCTGTGAGTCTGAAAAATCCTAACATGGTATTGGATTTGCGTGTACCGGAAAATGCCCTCTATGAACGAGAAATTTTAGATACTGCTTTAGATGATTTTCTGTTGAGTAAGAAAACTCGTCAAGAAACTATGGAGTATTTAGAACGGGAATGGGAAAAAGTCACCAGCAAAAAAGGGCGAAATTCCCAAATAGAGGCTTATCGGGGCAGTTTAGGGATTGAATAA
- a CDS encoding inositol monophosphatase family protein, translating into MTNWTNILNFTQATCEEVGKQLLKDFGQVQADNKADGSLVTKADKWADAAITQAISKNFPEHGILSEEGLKVLPENEWCWVVDPLDGTTNFTRGIPIWGISIGLLYRGVPVFGYVYMPNLNEAFHGFWGGDSGLEIPQGAFRNNKPIHASKDIPSQHHFFNVCSRSTGIIQPGFPCKIRMLGVASYNFLTVATGAVLGGIEATPKIWDIAAAWVIVKASGGAWVGLNREPFPVAVGVDYRDVCFATLVLGDGRLESVFRGLVE; encoded by the coding sequence ATGACTAATTGGACGAATATTCTCAACTTCACCCAAGCTACTTGTGAGGAAGTTGGGAAACAGCTTTTAAAAGATTTTGGACAGGTGCAAGCTGACAACAAAGCTGATGGTAGTCTAGTTACCAAAGCTGATAAATGGGCTGATGCGGCAATTACTCAAGCCATAAGCAAGAATTTTCCCGAACACGGAATCCTCTCTGAAGAAGGATTAAAAGTGCTTCCTGAAAATGAATGGTGTTGGGTAGTTGATCCTTTGGATGGTACCACTAACTTTACTCGTGGAATTCCCATTTGGGGTATTTCCATCGGGTTGTTATATCGTGGTGTACCCGTGTTTGGTTATGTTTACATGCCAAATTTAAATGAGGCTTTTCATGGTTTTTGGGGTGGTGATTCGGGTTTGGAAATACCCCAAGGTGCCTTTAGGAATAATAAACCAATTCATGCTAGTAAAGATATTCCCAGTCAACACCATTTCTTTAATGTTTGTTCCCGCAGTACTGGAATTATTCAACCTGGTTTTCCCTGCAAAATCCGCATGTTAGGAGTTGCCAGTTATAACTTTTTGACTGTGGCAACTGGTGCGGTTTTGGGAGGGATTGAAGCAACTCCCAAAATTTGGGATATTGCCGCAGCTTGGGTAATTGTAAAAGCATCTGGTGGTGCTTGGGTAGGGTTGAATCGGGAACCTTTTCCGGTTGCTGTTGGGGTTGATTATCGTGATGTGTGTTTTGCGACTTTGGTGCTGGGTGATGGGAGGTTAGAAAGTGTTTTTAGGGGGTTAGTGGAATAG
- a CDS encoding BCD family MFS transporter, producing the protein MGSSRLSDSLGDTSSQPPKISILTMFQLGLFQTGLGMMSILTLGVLNRLMIGELKIPAVIVAVAIAMHQFVAPVRVYFGQLSDSKPFLGYHRTGYVWLGSSLFAIASFIAVQIVWRVGASLQTGWNLQSYLWIGLLGLVFALYGIAISACSTPFTALLVDISDEDNRSKLVGIVWSMLMVGIIIGAIISSGLLKQIALDAPIEVIQSQINRLFLIVPIFAFGLCFVATFGIEKKYSRFSQRTIPSNREDKITLKQALKILTASPQTAIFFSFLLIMTISLFMQDPVMESYGDKVFKMTIAETTKLNAFFGTGTLIGLATAGLLIVPRLGKKTTVKLGCIAVAITLILIIFAGTTANPKALQLTLILFGLASGATTTGALSLMLDLTATETAGTFVGAWGLSQALARALATVSGGAVLNLGKVLTNNTPLPSYGLVFAIQAAGMLVALLILSRVNISEFQRNIKDANELRRTNFASILEQELD; encoded by the coding sequence ATGGGAAGTAGTAGATTATCAGACTCTCTAGGTGACACGTCAAGTCAACCACCGAAAATCAGCATACTCACGATGTTTCAACTGGGTTTATTCCAAACAGGGTTGGGAATGATGTCCATTCTTACCCTGGGAGTCCTTAACCGGTTGATGATTGGTGAATTGAAAATTCCGGCTGTAATTGTGGCAGTTGCGATCGCTATGCATCAATTTGTCGCGCCAGTCCGTGTATACTTTGGACAACTGTCTGATAGTAAACCCTTTTTGGGCTATCATCGCACAGGTTATGTTTGGTTGGGTTCAAGTCTGTTTGCGATCGCGTCTTTCATCGCGGTACAAATAGTGTGGCGAGTTGGTGCCAGTTTACAAACAGGCTGGAATCTGCAAAGCTATCTTTGGATAGGCTTACTCGGTTTGGTGTTTGCATTATATGGTATCGCCATCAGCGCCTGTTCAACACCATTCACAGCTTTACTAGTGGATATTTCCGACGAAGACAACCGCTCAAAATTGGTAGGTATCGTCTGGTCAATGTTGATGGTAGGGATTATCATTGGAGCAATCATCAGTAGTGGTTTACTGAAACAGATTGCCTTAGATGCTCCCATTGAAGTCATTCAAAGTCAAATTAATCGACTTTTTCTCATAGTTCCCATTTTTGCTTTCGGACTTTGTTTTGTTGCCACTTTTGGAATTGAGAAAAAATACTCCCGCTTCAGTCAACGGACAATTCCTAGCAATCGAGAAGACAAAATTACTTTAAAACAAGCTTTAAAGATACTCACAGCAAGTCCCCAAACTGCTATATTTTTCAGCTTTTTACTGATTATGACTATTAGCTTGTTTATGCAGGATCCAGTAATGGAATCCTACGGGGATAAAGTCTTTAAAATGACTATTGCTGAGACAACTAAACTCAATGCTTTCTTTGGAACTGGAACATTAATTGGTTTAGCCACTGCTGGGTTATTAATCGTACCACGTTTAGGCAAAAAGACTACAGTTAAACTGGGATGTATTGCAGTTGCTATTACTTTAATCTTAATCATCTTCGCCGGGACTACAGCAAATCCCAAAGCACTCCAATTAACTCTAATTCTATTTGGATTAGCTTCCGGTGCCACCACTACAGGCGCTCTCAGCTTAATGCTAGACTTAACAGCAACCGAGACAGCCGGAACATTTGTTGGCGCTTGGGGTTTATCTCAAGCTTTAGCTAGGGCATTAGCAACCGTATCTGGTGGTGCAGTTTTGAATTTGGGAAAAGTCTTAACCAATAATACACCACTTCCATCCTACGGTTTAGTCTTTGCTATCCAAGCAGCGGGGATGCTAGTGGCATTACTAATTTTGAGTCGAGTTAACATTAGTGAATTCCAGCGTAATATCAAAGACGCAAACGAATTACGTCGCACAAATTTTGCATCCATCCTCGAACAAGAATTAGATTAA
- a CDS encoding glycosyltransferase has translation MIYFLTVNYYSTDLLKKLITSLLNQEKLEFKLIVVNNSPDDDSLDSIRSESVLIFDAESNLGFGNACNLGIRWIYTQDTQAIIWIINPDAFLPENIRFNPRMFFQLHPHISILGTIIHTTAGKVWFAGGSFFSGVGEIAEKDFLSNSDVDYVTCDWVSGCSLMINLRNFLECPYFDDDYFLYYEDFDFCQRYRQEGHVVAITKNVDVLHVPSSITNRNVFNKVNHSTYSYLLSLERYTNGFIFGLRLLRLLGLAMVLMLFKPQTGLAKLSGVWRFWRRDES, from the coding sequence ATGATTTATTTTTTAACTGTAAATTATTACTCTACAGATTTGCTCAAAAAACTAATTACTTCCCTGCTGAATCAGGAAAAATTGGAGTTTAAGTTGATAGTGGTGAATAATTCTCCTGATGATGATTCCCTTGATTCGATTAGAAGTGAATCTGTGTTGATTTTTGATGCTGAATCTAATTTGGGTTTTGGTAATGCCTGTAATTTGGGTATTCGCTGGATTTACACTCAAGATACTCAAGCTATTATCTGGATTATTAATCCTGATGCTTTTTTGCCAGAAAATATTCGGTTTAACCCTCGGATGTTTTTTCAGTTGCATCCACATATATCGATTTTAGGTACGATTATTCATACTACTGCTGGGAAGGTTTGGTTTGCTGGTGGCAGTTTTTTCTCAGGGGTGGGAGAAATTGCTGAAAAGGATTTTTTGAGTAATAGTGATGTGGACTATGTTACTTGTGATTGGGTTTCTGGTTGTAGTTTAATGATCAATTTGAGGAATTTTTTGGAATGTCCTTATTTCGACGATGATTATTTTTTATATTATGAGGATTTTGATTTTTGTCAGCGATATCGTCAGGAAGGACATGTTGTAGCGATTACTAAGAATGTGGATGTTTTACATGTTCCTTCTTCGATTACTAATCGTAATGTTTTTAATAAGGTTAATCATAGTACTTATAGTTATTTGTTGAGTTTGGAACGCTATACAAATGGGTTTATTTTTGGGTTAAGGTTGCTGAGGTTGTTGGGTTTGGCAATGGTTTTGATGTTGTTTAAACCTCAGACTGGTTTGGCTAAGTTGAGCGGTGTTTGGCGTTTTTGGAGAAGGGATGAGAGTTAA
- a CDS encoding glycosyltransferase family 4 protein, whose translation MGGLLVNLSVVFSQPTGISNYATNLFPVLRGLNPILLSSQDYSGFECFSIPGDMTPAQGSRGHFKRLLWTQLELPKIYKNRDSKLLFSPIPEAPIYSHCRYIVQVHDLIPLRFPKFYSPLTQYFRYYVPQVLKQAQHIICNSQSTADDIVRFYQVPVSKITPILLGYDANHFCPTVKSEGELATQKNPYFLYLGRHDPYKNLPRLITGFAALVKNHPSADVREYELWLVGSTDKRFTPILESQIRELGITEQVKFLNYVAYDYLPILIQNAIALVFPSLWEGFGFPVLEAMGCGTPVITSNLSSLPEVAGDAAILINPYNTQEITDAMLKIAVDGEMRSHLSQLGLKQAKNFSWEKTGEATAEVLKMFM comes from the coding sequence ATGGGTGGTTTGTTGGTTAATTTGTCGGTTGTTTTTTCTCAACCTACGGGAATTAGTAATTATGCTACTAATCTTTTCCCGGTTTTGAGGGGGTTGAATCCAATTTTGTTGAGTTCTCAGGATTATTCTGGTTTTGAGTGTTTTTCAATTCCGGGTGATATGACTCCTGCACAGGGTTCGAGGGGACATTTTAAAAGGTTACTTTGGACTCAGTTGGAGTTGCCCAAAATCTATAAAAATCGAGATTCTAAGTTGTTGTTTTCTCCGATTCCGGAAGCACCAATTTATAGCCACTGTCGCTATATTGTGCAGGTTCATGATTTGATTCCTTTGCGTTTTCCGAAGTTTTATTCGCCGTTAACTCAATATTTTCGCTATTATGTTCCTCAAGTTTTAAAGCAAGCACAACATATTATTTGTAATTCTCAATCGACTGCTGATGATATTGTTAGGTTTTATCAGGTTCCAGTTAGTAAAATTACTCCGATATTATTAGGTTATGATGCTAATCATTTTTGTCCTACTGTAAAATCTGAGGGTGAGTTAGCTACTCAAAAAAATCCCTATTTTCTCTATCTGGGTAGACATGATCCTTATAAAAATCTGCCAAGGTTGATTACTGGGTTTGCGGCATTAGTGAAGAATCATCCCTCTGCTGATGTGAGGGAGTATGAATTATGGTTGGTGGGTTCAACTGATAAACGGTTTACACCAATTTTAGAAAGTCAAATTAGGGAGTTGGGTATTACTGAGCAGGTGAAGTTTTTGAATTATGTAGCGTATGACTATTTACCCATTTTAATCCAGAATGCGATCGCACTTGTGTTTCCGAGCCTATGGGAAGGTTTTGGTTTCCCTGTTCTCGAGGCTATGGGTTGCGGTACTCCCGTTATCACCTCTAATTTGTCTTCTCTCCCCGAAGTGGCAGGAGATGCAGCAATTTTGATCAATCCCTACAACACCCAAGAAATTACGGATGCTATGCTAAAAATAGCCGTTGATGGAGAAATGCGATCGCATCTTTCCCAACTGGGTTTAAAACAGGCTAAAAATTTTAGTTGGGAAAAAACCGGAGAAGCTACAGCGGAAGTTTTAAAGATGTTTATGTAA
- the pyk gene encoding pyruvate kinase, with product MQLRDSIRRTKIVATVGPATSSPEMLKAIIEAGATTLRLNFSHGSHADHQRSIRLIRQTAFELNQPVGILQDLQGPKIRLGKFEDGSIVVAKGDRFTLTNRPVVGNQDISCVTYDYLAEEVPKGACIMLDDGRVEMVVEDINKEKGDLHCRVTVGGTLSNSKGVNFPGVYLSIKAMTDKDREDLMFGLDQGVDWVALSFVRNPQDIIEIKELISSTGKQVPVIAKIEKHEAIEQMEAVLALCDGVMVARGDLGVELPAEDVPVLQKRLIATANRLGIPIITATQMLDSMVNNPRPTRAEVSDVANAILDGTDAVMLSNETAVGKFAVEAVATMARIAERIEQEAYENTNARKGDTRRSIPNAISQAVGQIAEQLGAAAIMSLTQTGSTARNVSKFRPQTPILAVTPHVNVARQLQMVWGVKPLLVLELPSAGQTFQAALNVALENKLVSEGDLVVMTAGTLQGVSGSTDLIKVEVVTAVLGHGIGLGQGSVTGRARVAHSSLDASNFNNGDILVVSRTSADFVDAIRKASGIITEEESLTSHAAVIGMRLGVPVIVGVKAVTEIVRDGTILTMDIQRGLVYSGAVGGTVVTG from the coding sequence ATGCAATTACGAGATTCGATTCGCCGTACCAAAATTGTCGCTACAGTTGGACCTGCAACTAGTAGTCCAGAAATGCTGAAGGCAATTATCGAAGCAGGTGCGACAACCCTACGGCTGAATTTTTCCCATGGTTCCCATGCCGATCATCAGCGTAGCATTCGTTTGATTCGACAAACAGCCTTTGAACTAAATCAACCAGTTGGTATTCTTCAAGATTTACAAGGTCCCAAAATCCGTTTGGGTAAATTTGAGGATGGGTCGATAGTTGTGGCAAAAGGCGATCGCTTCACCCTCACAAACCGTCCAGTAGTGGGAAATCAAGATATTAGCTGTGTGACATACGACTATCTGGCGGAAGAAGTCCCCAAAGGTGCCTGCATCATGTTAGATGATGGACGGGTAGAAATGGTAGTTGAGGATATAAATAAGGAAAAAGGAGATTTACATTGTCGGGTGACGGTTGGTGGAACCCTTTCCAACAGCAAAGGTGTCAACTTCCCCGGTGTTTACCTCTCCATCAAAGCCATGACAGACAAAGATCGTGAAGATCTGATGTTTGGTTTAGATCAAGGTGTTGACTGGGTAGCATTGTCCTTTGTTCGCAACCCCCAAGACATCATCGAAATTAAAGAACTAATTTCCAGCACCGGGAAACAAGTTCCAGTGATTGCCAAAATCGAGAAACACGAAGCCATCGAACAAATGGAAGCAGTGTTGGCACTTTGTGATGGTGTCATGGTAGCGCGGGGTGACTTGGGTGTGGAATTACCTGCCGAAGATGTCCCCGTTCTCCAAAAGCGTCTGATTGCCACCGCTAATCGCCTTGGCATCCCCATCATCACCGCTACCCAGATGTTGGATAGTATGGTGAATAATCCCCGTCCTACCCGCGCTGAGGTGTCGGATGTGGCAAACGCAATTTTGGACGGCACTGATGCAGTAATGTTATCCAACGAGACAGCCGTCGGTAAATTTGCAGTGGAAGCAGTAGCAACCATGGCAAGAATTGCCGAACGTATCGAACAGGAAGCATATGAAAATACCAATGCACGAAAGGGAGATACTCGACGTTCGATTCCCAACGCCATTAGCCAAGCAGTAGGACAAATTGCCGAACAATTAGGTGCAGCGGCGATTATGTCGTTGACACAAACAGGTTCCACAGCCAGAAATGTGTCTAAATTTCGCCCACAAACACCAATTTTAGCTGTCACCCCCCATGTCAACGTGGCACGTCAGCTACAAATGGTGTGGGGTGTCAAACCGTTGTTAGTATTGGAATTACCATCTGCGGGACAAACCTTTCAAGCTGCTTTGAATGTGGCTTTAGAAAATAAATTAGTATCAGAAGGTGATTTAGTCGTAATGACAGCAGGAACCTTACAAGGGGTTTCAGGTTCCACCGACTTAATCAAGGTTGAAGTTGTCACAGCAGTTTTAGGACATGGTATCGGTTTGGGACAAGGTTCTGTAACTGGTCGTGCTAGAGTTGCCCACAGCAGCTTAGATGCAAGTAATTTTAATAATGGTGATATTTTAGTTGTCTCGCGCACAAGTGCAGATTTTGTCGATGCGATTCGCAAAGCATCAGGTATTATTACTGAAGAAGAAAGTCTTACAAGTCACGCGGCTGTTATCGGTATGCGTTTGGGTGTACCCGTGATTGTAGGGGTGAAAGCAGTAACAGAGATAGTACGTGATGGCACAATTTTAACAATGGATATTCAGCGAGGTTTAGTTTACTCCGGTGCAGTTGGAGGTACAGTCGTCACAGGGTGA
- the crtR gene encoding beta-carotene hydroxylase produces the protein MLTSEAPKLLTVPPKELLMPPGGFNPTLLMFLGAIGLVILSVCGYWSWGWQHWVCFGLNVLALHISGTVIHDACHQAAHSNKIINSMLGHASAIMLAFAYPVFTRVHLQHHGNVNDPKNDPDHFVSTGGPLWMIAVRFFYHEIFFFQRKLWRKYELLEWFLSRLVVGLIVYFAAQHGFLGYVLNFWFVPSLVVGIALGLFFDYLPHRPFEERNRWKNARVYASPILNILILGQNYHLVHHLWPSVPWYKYQQTYYLMKPTLDAKGSPQSLGLLSKKDFLGFMYDIFLGIRFHKH, from the coding sequence ATGCTCACGTCGGAGGCACCAAAGCTACTGACTGTCCCACCAAAGGAATTATTAATGCCTCCGGGGGGTTTTAACCCAACGCTGCTGATGTTCTTAGGCGCGATTGGTTTAGTCATTCTGTCTGTTTGCGGTTATTGGTCTTGGGGATGGCAACACTGGGTTTGCTTTGGCTTAAATGTTTTGGCACTACACATCTCTGGAACTGTCATCCATGATGCTTGTCACCAAGCCGCACACAGCAATAAGATTATTAATTCTATGTTGGGACATGCCAGCGCCATCATGCTGGCATTCGCTTACCCCGTATTTACACGAGTACACTTACAACACCACGGTAATGTTAATGACCCCAAAAATGACCCTGATCATTTTGTTTCTACAGGTGGTCCACTATGGATGATTGCTGTACGCTTTTTCTATCATGAAATATTTTTCTTCCAGCGCAAGCTGTGGCGAAAATATGAGTTATTGGAATGGTTTCTCAGTCGTTTGGTTGTGGGATTAATTGTCTATTTTGCCGCGCAACACGGCTTTTTAGGTTATGTCCTCAATTTTTGGTTTGTTCCTTCTCTGGTGGTGGGAATTGCCCTAGGATTGTTTTTTGACTATCTCCCACATCGCCCTTTTGAAGAGCGTAACCGCTGGAAAAATGCTCGTGTCTATGCGAGTCCAATTTTGAATATCCTGATATTAGGTCAAAATTATCACCTAGTTCATCACCTTTGGCCCTCTGTGCCTTGGTATAAATATCAACAAACTTATTACTTAATGAAACCTACATTGGATGCAAAAGGTTCTCCCCAATCCCTGGGGCTATTGAGTAAGAAAGACTTTCTCGGATTTATGTATGATATTTTTCTAGGGATTCGTTTTCATAAGCATTGA
- the aroH gene encoding chorismate mutase, producing MRAIRGATTVRENTVEAMREAVTELLDELQTRNCLHPNEILSVTFSVTRDLDAIFPAAIARSRPFWDTVPMLDVQQMYVQGSLERCIRFLIHAQLPTSFPVQHIYLQKAKNLRPDWSLPQSLHPSQSAVETKV from the coding sequence ATGCGGGCAATTCGGGGTGCGACAACCGTTAGGGAAAATACGGTTGAGGCAATGCGTGAAGCAGTTACAGAACTACTGGATGAGTTGCAAACTCGAAATTGTTTACATCCGAATGAAATTCTCAGCGTCACTTTTTCGGTGACACGGGATTTGGATGCCATTTTCCCCGCTGCGATCGCGCGATCGCGTCCGTTCTGGGATACAGTACCAATGCTGGATGTTCAACAAATGTATGTCCAGGGTAGTTTAGAACGCTGCATTCGCTTTCTCATTCACGCTCAATTACCAACCTCTTTTCCTGTTCAACATATTTATCTGCAAAAAGCTAAAAACCTTCGTCCAGACTGGAGTTTACCACAGTCGTTACATCCATCACAGTCAGCCGTGGAAACCAAGGTTTAG
- the sppA gene encoding signal peptide peptidase SppA, giving the protein MVWPFKPRLSKQIARIEITGAIAGATRKRVLEALKTVEEKKFPALLLRIDSPGGTVGDSQEIYSALKRLGEKVKIIASFGNISASGGVYIGVGAHHIMANPGTITGSIGVILRGNNLERLLEKVGVSFKVIKSGPYKDILSFDRELTQPEQIILQDLIDSSYSQFVGTVAEGRNLSEETVRSFADGRIFTGQQAVELGLVDKLGSEEDARRWACELVNLDPEKTPCFTLEERKPLLSRVLQGKQQTGTIKSGIDWLNFELSTSGLPLWIYKA; this is encoded by the coding sequence ATGGTTTGGCCCTTTAAGCCCAGGTTAAGTAAACAGATCGCTCGAATTGAAATTACAGGTGCGATTGCAGGTGCAACACGCAAGCGAGTATTAGAAGCGTTAAAAACGGTTGAAGAGAAGAAATTTCCCGCTTTACTCCTACGTATCGATAGTCCTGGTGGAACAGTCGGAGATTCCCAAGAAATTTATAGTGCTTTGAAGCGCTTAGGAGAAAAGGTCAAAATTATTGCTAGCTTTGGCAATATTTCGGCTTCTGGGGGTGTCTATATTGGTGTGGGTGCCCATCACATTATGGCAAACCCTGGAACCATTACTGGCAGTATCGGCGTAATTCTCCGTGGCAATAATTTGGAAAGACTATTAGAAAAAGTTGGTGTTTCCTTTAAAGTCATCAAATCCGGTCCCTACAAGGATATTTTGTCTTTCGATAGAGAATTAACTCAACCAGAACAAATAATTCTCCAAGACTTAATTGACTCTAGCTACAGTCAATTTGTGGGTACAGTTGCCGAAGGTCGAAATTTATCGGAGGAAACAGTTCGCAGTTTCGCCGATGGGAGGATTTTTACTGGTCAACAAGCCGTAGAATTAGGTTTAGTTGATAAATTAGGCTCTGAAGAAGATGCGCGTCGCTGGGCTTGTGAATTGGTCAATTTAGATCCAGAAAAAACTCCCTGTTTTACTCTCGAAGAACGTAAACCTTTGTTAAGTAGAGTTCTTCAAGGTAAACAACAAACAGGAACCATAAAATCTGGAATTGATTGGCTGAACTTTGAACTATCTACTAGTGGTTTACCTTTGTGGATTTATAAAGCTTAG
- a CDS encoding antibiotic biosynthesis monooxygenase family protein: MINQEKTSDRADELETMITFVNVFTVLPDKQQTAFEAISRVYREVVKQQPGFIEAKLLVSDDGTRVTAVAIWDSVEDLAAMRQTQGFQNLHDTEFFSNIVSNDAHTYSTVLEVRL, translated from the coding sequence ATGATAAATCAGGAAAAAACTAGCGATAGGGCGGATGAACTTGAAACGATGATTACATTTGTGAATGTTTTTACTGTGCTGCCTGACAAACAACAAACTGCCTTTGAAGCAATTTCTAGAGTTTACAGGGAAGTTGTAAAACAGCAACCTGGATTTATCGAAGCTAAGTTACTTGTGAGTGATGATGGTACAAGGGTTACTGCTGTTGCCATTTGGGATAGTGTTGAAGATCTAGCTGCAATGAGACAAACACAAGGTTTTCAAAATTTGCACGATACAGAATTTTTTAGCAATATTGTTTCTAATGATGCACATACTTACAGCACAGTCCTAGAAGTTCGACTGTAA